One genomic segment of Alkalimarinus alittae includes these proteins:
- a CDS encoding peroxiredoxin family protein has protein sequence MRFIKSLCIALTLVAMTISTTGCLEDLKSESKDLRTDTSVGGDDSAPAVDFIELSTESETIQLSSELMNNDAVVLYYTMWCPICDSHMSHLRSNVVDHYRNVRYLVVDYVSGSVAQSRNSQVSNGYASFTVLSDSDQSLIEQFNATMGTTVVIDDQNKILMNEDYKNGARLIEVLETLQ, from the coding sequence ATGCGTTTTATTAAATCATTGTGCATCGCACTGACTCTGGTTGCGATGACAATTTCAACAACGGGTTGTCTTGAAGATTTAAAATCTGAGAGTAAAGACCTGAGAACCGATACATCAGTAGGCGGCGACGATTCAGCCCCAGCAGTAGACTTTATTGAGCTCAGCACCGAAAGCGAAACGATACAGCTAAGTTCTGAGTTAATGAATAACGATGCAGTGGTGCTTTATTACACTATGTGGTGTCCTATCTGTGACAGCCATATGAGCCATCTTCGTAGTAACGTGGTCGATCACTATCGAAATGTACGATATCTCGTTGTGGATTATGTGTCGGGCTCGGTTGCCCAGTCACGTAACTCACAAGTGTCTAATGGTTATGCGTCTTTTACGGTTTTGTCAGATAGCGATCAGTCGTTAATCGAGCAGTTTAATGCCACGATGGGTACCACGGTGGTGATTGATGACCAGAATAAAATACTGATGAACGAAGACTATAAAAATGGTGCCCGACTAATTGAAGTACTGGAGACACTACAATGA
- a CDS encoding TlpA disulfide reductase family protein — protein MIKIQTSTKLLVIGLLGLFSTSLLASPGYEGMKAKKPEQIILAPDFSLTTLDDKAISLSDYQGKVVVLNFWATYCIPCRIEMPSLEKFSKKHQNSDVSVVAISLDDGKEKAIHSLVKKMDLTFPIALKGQSAGHDYQVSVLPVTYIIGKQGELLARVVGDRDWASEEADELVKAVLAGE, from the coding sequence ATGATAAAGATCCAAACATCTACAAAACTGCTGGTAATAGGTTTACTGGGGTTGTTCTCAACATCGCTTTTGGCAAGCCCTGGCTATGAGGGAATGAAAGCAAAAAAACCTGAGCAGATTATACTGGCGCCTGACTTTTCACTGACAACCCTCGATGATAAAGCGATCAGCTTGTCTGATTACCAAGGCAAGGTAGTGGTATTAAACTTCTGGGCTACCTACTGCATTCCTTGTCGAATTGAGATGCCATCTTTAGAGAAATTTTCAAAGAAACATCAAAATAGTGATGTGTCAGTGGTGGCGATATCCCTTGATGACGGTAAAGAAAAAGCGATTCATAGCTTAGTGAAAAAAATGGATTTGACCTTCCCGATTGCGTTAAAAGGGCAATCTGCAGGCCATGATTATCAAGTATCCGTGCTCCCTGTGACGTATATTATCGGTAAGCAAGGCGAGTTGTTAGCAAGAGTTGTGGGCGATAGAGACTGGGCCAGTGAAGAGGCTGATGAGTTAGTCAAAGCCGTATTAGCAGGGGAGTAA